A stretch of Falco rusticolus isolate bFalRus1 chromosome 2, bFalRus1.pri, whole genome shotgun sequence DNA encodes these proteins:
- the PCID2 gene encoding PCI domain-containing protein 2 isoform X2, translating to MLEKAAELLMSCFRVCASDTRAGIEDSKKWGMLFLVNQLFKIYFKINKLHLCKPLIRAIDSSNLKDEYSMAQRVTYRYYVGRKAMFDSDFKQAEEYLSFAFEHCHRSSQKNKRMILIYLLPVKMLLGHMPTVQLLKKYDLMQFAEVTKAVSEGNLLLLNDALTKHETFFIRCGIFLILEKLKIITYRNLFKKVYLLLKTHQLSLDAFLFALKFMQVDDVDIDEVQCILANLIYMGHIKGYISHQHQKLVVSKQNPFPPLSTVC from the exons ATgttggaaaaagcagcagaactgctgaTGAGCTGTTTTCGAGTCTGTGCCAGTGACAC TCGAGCAGGCATTGAGGATTCCAAAAAGTGGGGAATGTTATTTCTTGTGAATCAGctgtttaaaatttattttaag atcaACAAGCTCCATCTATGTAAGCCCTTAATTAGAGCAATTGACAGCTCAAATCTGAAAGATGAATATAGTATGGCACAGCGAGTGACATACCGATATTATGTTGGACGCAAAGCCATGTTTGACAGTGACTTTAAGCAAG CTGAAGAGTATCTGTCGTTTGCCTTTGAGCATTGTCACCGCTCAAgccagaagaacaaaagaatgaTTTTGATCTACCTGCTTCCAGTAAAAATGTTGTTG ggcCATATGCCAACAGTTCAGCTCTTAAAAAAGTATGACCTTATGCAGTTTGCTGAAGTAACAAAGGCTGTGAG CGAAGGCAATCTTCTCCTACTGAATGATGCTCTGACAAAGCATGAGACCTTCTTTATTCGATGTGGAATCTTTCTTATCCTTGAGAAGCTGAAAATCATCACATACAGAAATCTCTTCAAGAAAGT ATACTTACTACTCAAAACCCATCAGCTATCTCTAGACGCCTTTCTGTTTGCCTTGAAATTCATGCAAGTAGATGATGTTGATATTGATGAAGTCCAGTGCATTTTAGCTAACCTTATATACATG GGTCACATTAAAGGCTATATATCTCATCAGCATCAAAAGCTTGTGGTCAGTAAGCAAAACCCATTTCCTCCGCTGTCAACAGTGTGTTGA
- the PCID2 gene encoding PCI domain-containing protein 2 isoform X1 — protein MLMAHITINQYLQQVQEAIDSRDGQFCAELVSFKHPHVANPRLQLPTPEEKCQQVLEPPYDEMFAAHLRCTYAVGNHDFVEAYKCQTVIVQSFLRAFQAHKEENWALPIMYAVALDLRIFANNADQQLVKKGKSKVGDMLEKAAELLMSCFRVCASDTRAGIEDSKKWGMLFLVNQLFKIYFKINKLHLCKPLIRAIDSSNLKDEYSMAQRVTYRYYVGRKAMFDSDFKQAEEYLSFAFEHCHRSSQKNKRMILIYLLPVKMLLGHMPTVQLLKKYDLMQFAEVTKAVSEGNLLLLNDALTKHETFFIRCGIFLILEKLKIITYRNLFKKVYLLLKTHQLSLDAFLFALKFMQVDDVDIDEVQCILANLIYMGHIKGYISHQHQKLVVSKQNPFPPLSTVC, from the exons ATGTTAATGGCGCACATCACCATAAATCAGTATTTGCAGCAA GTACAAGAAGCCATTGACAGCAGAGATGGACAATTTTGCGCAGAATTAGTATCATTTAAACATCCACATGTTGCCAACCCAAGGCTACAG cTTCCAACTCCAGAGGAGAAGTGTCAACAAGTTTTGGAACCACCATATGATGAAATGTTTGCAGCCCACTTAAG GTGTACTTACGCTGTTGGAAACCATGACTTCGTAGAAGCATACAAATGCCAAACAGTTATTGTCCA ATCCTTCCTGCGAGCATTTCAGgcacataaagaagaaaactg GGCTTTACCTATTATGTATGCTGTAGCCCTTGATCTTCGAATTTTTGCTAATAAT GCAGATCAACAGCTAgtgaagaaagggaagagcaaagTTGGTGACATgttggaaaaagcagcagaactgctgaTGAGCTGTTTTCGAGTCTGTGCCAGTGACAC TCGAGCAGGCATTGAGGATTCCAAAAAGTGGGGAATGTTATTTCTTGTGAATCAGctgtttaaaatttattttaag atcaACAAGCTCCATCTATGTAAGCCCTTAATTAGAGCAATTGACAGCTCAAATCTGAAAGATGAATATAGTATGGCACAGCGAGTGACATACCGATATTATGTTGGACGCAAAGCCATGTTTGACAGTGACTTTAAGCAAG CTGAAGAGTATCTGTCGTTTGCCTTTGAGCATTGTCACCGCTCAAgccagaagaacaaaagaatgaTTTTGATCTACCTGCTTCCAGTAAAAATGTTGTTG ggcCATATGCCAACAGTTCAGCTCTTAAAAAAGTATGACCTTATGCAGTTTGCTGAAGTAACAAAGGCTGTGAG CGAAGGCAATCTTCTCCTACTGAATGATGCTCTGACAAAGCATGAGACCTTCTTTATTCGATGTGGAATCTTTCTTATCCTTGAGAAGCTGAAAATCATCACATACAGAAATCTCTTCAAGAAAGT ATACTTACTACTCAAAACCCATCAGCTATCTCTAGACGCCTTTCTGTTTGCCTTGAAATTCATGCAAGTAGATGATGTTGATATTGATGAAGTCCAGTGCATTTTAGCTAACCTTATATACATG GGTCACATTAAAGGCTATATATCTCATCAGCATCAAAAGCTTGTGGTCAGTAAGCAAAACCCATTTCCTCCGCTGTCAACAGTGTGTTGA
- the PROZ gene encoding vitamin K-dependent protein Z — translation MARCSWTILFLLPALFLQAEQTANDANNIIKRQRRASSLLLEEVLQGSLERECLEERCTHEEAREVFENDEMLKMFWDAYYGGRRCSSSPCQHNSVCEDSIRGYTCTCAEGYEGENCAFAKNECHHHPKEGCHHFCYPGSNSYRCSCADGYELGKDKKQCIALDQCACGRLQDSDNLISKTRKKHDERFPWQVLLLNSEGKGFCGGVLLKSNFVLTTAECALLHSHFEIRVGAGSKGTSGIEKIMQVSEKHIHIRYDEDTGENNIALLQLQEHVECNNHQLPVCAPERDFAEHVLIPELAGTVSGWRMEGDELQGDELQVSYLPAEDCKQILNISLTNRQFCGHLQEATDKQLAGGSFLATEYKGTWFLTGILGSWPLEDTDQETFLFTNTARYMIWFKQKMK, via the exons CTAACGACGCAAACAACATTATCAAGAGACAGAGGCGTGCCAGTTCCCTACTTTTGGAGGAGGTCCTCCAAGGCAGCTTGGAAAGGGAATGCCTTGAAGAGAGATGTACGCATGAAGAAGCGAgagaagtatttgaaaatgaTGAAATGCTC aaaatgttttgggatGCCTACTACG GTGGCAGGAGGTGCTcatccagcccctgccagcacaACAGTGTGTGTGAGGACAGCATTCGTGGCTACACCTGCACCTGTGCCGAGGGCTATGAGGGAGAGAACTGTGCTTTCG CTAAAAACGAATGTCATCACCACCCAAAGGAAGGATGTCACCACTTCTGCTACCCGGGAAGCAATTCCTACCGTTGTTCCTGTGCTGATGGCTATGAGCTTGGGAAGGATAAAAAACAGTGCATCGCATTAG ATCAATGTGCATGTGGCAGACTTCAAGACAGTGATAATCTGATAAGTAAAACCAGGAAGAAACATGATGAGCGATTTCCTTGGCAG GTCCTCCTGCTAAATTCTGAAGGGAAGGGCTTCTGTGGAGGAGTGCTGCTAAAAAGTAACTTTGTATTGACTACGGCAGAGTGTGCCCTTCTGCACAGCCATTTTGAAATCAGGGTTGGTGCTG GGTCTAAAGGAACAAGTGGAATTGAGAAGATAATGCAAGTTAGCGAGAAACACATACACATCCGGTATGATGAAGACACTGGTGAGAACAACATTGCGCTACTACAACTCCAAGAACATGTGGAGTGCAACAACCACCAGCTTCCCGTATGCGCTCCTGAAAGAGACTTTGCAGAACATGTTTTAATTCCAGAGCTGGCTGGTACAGTCAGTGGCTGGAGAATGGAAGGTGATGAACTCCAAGGTGATGAGTTGCAGGTTTCATACCTTCCTGCAGAGGACTGCAAACAAATCCTCAACATAAGCCTCACAAACAGGCAATTTTGTGGACACCTTCAGGAGGCCACAGACAAGCAACTGGCCGGAGGAAGCTTTTTAGCTACTGAGTATAAGGGCACTTGGTTTCTGACTGGGATATTGGGGTCCTGGCCACTAGAAGACACGGACCAGGAAACATTTCTCTTCACCAACACCGCGAGGTATATGATAtggtttaaacaaaaaatgaagtaa